The sequence GGGCCGTAGCGGTTTGTGTAGCACATCTCCCACCCCACCAGCCATGAGCACCAGCGCAGCGGTAGGAATAACCGACAGCACCCCCCGTAGCCCCAGGGGAGCCAGGTAGTTTTGATTAAGGTGCAGGAGCAGGTTCTGCCCTTCTTCAAAAACCCCTGCTCCCACGCCGGGGAGGGGTATGAACCGAATGGCGGCCCAGTAGCCAACCAGCAGCCCCCCGGCCAGCCCCCAGCGCAGCAGGGCGGGGGTGGGGTACAGTACTGCGCCCACCCAGAAGGCCAGCGCGATGAGCTGCAAAACCCCCAGGGCAAACAGGGGGGTGTGGGCAACCGCGCTAACCAGCAGCAGGCCCAGGGCAAAGAGCGTAAGCGTTCGCAGAGTGGCCTTGCGAAGCCAGACGCCATACCCTGGGGTTCGCCGCTGGATAGAAGCCCAGGCGAAGGGCATCGAAACCCCGGTGGCCAGCAGAAACCAGGGAAAAACCAGATCGGCCAAATGAAGCCCCCCACCCCAGGGCGCGTGCTGGAGCTGGGTGGGGGTAGCACTGTCCAGGGCAATGTTGTTGACCAGGAGCATGAGGAGCACGGTCAGGCCCCGGAAGGCATCGAGCGCTACCGAGCGGGCTTCACCCTGCGAAGGCGCCGCAGCGTGGGGAAGGGGAGAGGCCAGGGCCATGCTCACCTGCCCGCCTGCGCCGATAGGGTGGTCAGCTCGAGGCCCCGTGAGCGGGCATCCTCGGCCAGCTTGACCAGAATGGGCAAGGTTTGCTGG comes from Meiothermus sp. CFH 77666 and encodes:
- a CDS encoding heparan-alpha-glucosaminide N-acetyltransferase domain-containing protein, encoding MALASPLPHAAAPSQGEARSVALDAFRGLTVLLMLLVNNIALDSATPTQLQHAPWGGGLHLADLVFPWFLLATGVSMPFAWASIQRRTPGYGVWLRKATLRTLTLFALGLLLVSAVAHTPLFALGVLQLIALAFWVGAVLYPTPALLRWGLAGGLLVGYWAAIRFIPLPGVGAGVFEEGQNLLLHLNQNYLAPLGLRGVLSVIPTAALVLMAGGVGDVLHKPLRPLQKGAWLSLLGLGLGLLGYAWSLDLEFNKPYWTPAYILMGAGSGTLLLGSLTWLEHALGKGWLFSLVIPGSNALLAYIAPILVKVWILQDWKLDGLSLQNWLLLQVKATWGSWVGGWAYSLGYLAFWWLVLAWLYHRRWFWRV